GCGGCCCTCTTCGAGGGCTGCACGGAGGGCATCAGCGAGTCCGGGGCGTTCAGCTTCCACCCGCAGCCCGGCACCACCCTCTACCCGATCGCGGCGGGGGAGCGGGGCACCGCCTGGCTCAAGCTCACCGCCCACGGCCGGGCCGGCCACGGCTCCAAGGTGAACGCGGAGAACGCCGTCACCCGCCTCGCCGCGGCCGTCGCCCGGATCGGCGGCCACACCTGGCCGGTCCGCCTCACCACGACCGTCCGCGCCGCCCTCACCGAACTGGCCGCGCTGTACGGCATCGAGGTCGACACGAGCGCCCGCGACCTCGACGTCGACCTCCTCCTCGACAAGCTCGGCCCCGCCGCCGCGCTCGTCGAGCCGACCGTCCGCAACAGCGCCAACCCGACGATGCTGGAGGCCGGTTACAAGGTCAACGTCATCCCGGGCCAGGCCGTCGCCTACATCGACGGGCGGATGCTGCCGGGCGCCGAGGAGGAGTTCGCCGCCACCATGGACCTGCTCACCGGGCCCGACGTGGAGTGGGAGTTCCACCACCGCGAGGTGCCCCTGGAGGCCCCGGTCGACTCGCCGACCTTCGCCAAGCTCCGGGCCGCCGTCGAGCGCTTCGACCCCGACGGGCACGTCGTGCCGTTCACCATGTCCGGCGGCACCGACGCCAAGCAGTTCTCCCGGCTCGGCATCACCGGCTACGGCTTCTCGCCGCTCCGGCTGCCCCCCGGCCTCGACTACGGGGCGCTCTTCCACGGCGTCGACGAGCGCGTCCCCGTGGACGCCCTGCACTTCGGCGTCCGGGTGCTCGACCACTATCTGAAGTCCGCGTAGGGCAGGGGGATCGGACCCATGACAGGGGGAGACGGTATGGCCACGACCACGGCCGGGTACGGCAGTTGGCCGTCACCCGTCGACGCGGCGCTCGCCGCCGCGCACGACGGGCGGCCCGAGTACCTCGGCGCCGTCGGCGACGAACTGTGGTGGACCGCGCCCCGCCCGGAGGAGGGCGGCCGGCGGGCCCTCGTCCGGCGGCGCGCCGACGGCACCGAGGAGAGCCTGCTGCCCGCCCCGTGGAACGTCCGCAGCCGGGTCGTCGAATACGGCGGGCAGCCCTGGGCGGCGGCCGTACGCCCGGCGAGCGGACCGCTCGCCGTGTTCTGCCACTTCCCCGACCAGCGGCTCTACGCGTACGAACCCGATGCCTTGGGCGCGGAGCCGCGGCCGCTCACCCCGGTCTCCGCCGTCGGCGGCGGACTGCGCTGGGTGGACCCGGTGATCCACCCGGACCGGGGCGAGGTGTG
The DNA window shown above is from Streptomyces vietnamensis and carries:
- a CDS encoding M20/M25/M40 family metallo-hydrolase, producing the protein MAEEVRGPDTTALDEVVGFTSELIRIDTTNRGGGDCRERPAAEYVAERLADAGIEPTLLERTPGRTNVVARIPGTDPSAEALLVHGHLDVVPADPAEWTVHPFSGEVRDGVVWGRGAVDMKNMDAMVLAVVRSWARQGIRPRRDIVLAYTADEEASAEDGSGFLADRHAALFEGCTEGISESGAFSFHPQPGTTLYPIAAGERGTAWLKLTAHGRAGHGSKVNAENAVTRLAAAVARIGGHTWPVRLTTTVRAALTELAALYGIEVDTSARDLDVDLLLDKLGPAAALVEPTVRNSANPTMLEAGYKVNVIPGQAVAYIDGRMLPGAEEEFAATMDLLTGPDVEWEFHHREVPLEAPVDSPTFAKLRAAVERFDPDGHVVPFTMSGGTDAKQFSRLGITGYGFSPLRLPPGLDYGALFHGVDERVPVDALHFGVRVLDHYLKSA